A section of the Paenibacillus odorifer genome encodes:
- the glnA gene encoding type I glutamate--ammonia ligase, which translates to MSFSKEDILRIAKEENVRFIRLQFTDLLGTIKNVEIPVSQLEKALDNKMMFDGSSIEGYVRIEESDMYLFPDLDTWVIFPWVTDSRVARLICDVYMPDGTPFAGDPRGILKRCLKEAEEMGFTAMNVGPEPEFFLFKTDERGNPTTELNDQGGYFDLAPTDLGENCRREIVLTLEEMGFEIEASHHEVASGQHEIDFKYADAITSADQIQTFKLVVKTVARQHGLHATFMPKPLFGINGSGMHAHQSLFNGKENMFYDESDKLGLSKTARYYMAGILKHARAFAAITNPTVNSYKRLVPGYEAPCYVAWSASNRSPMIRIPASRGLSTRVEVRNPDPAANPYLALAVMLKAGLDGIKRKLDLPAPIDRNIYVMSEEERIEEGIPSLPSDLKEALSEMIRSHVITEALGEHALAHFYELKEIEWDIYRTQVHEWERNQYMTLY; encoded by the coding sequence GTGAGCTTTTCTAAAGAGGATATTTTACGCATTGCCAAGGAAGAGAATGTTCGTTTCATTCGTCTGCAATTTACAGATCTGTTAGGTACTATCAAGAATGTAGAGATTCCGGTTAGCCAATTGGAAAAAGCACTCGACAACAAAATGATGTTTGATGGTTCCTCCATTGAAGGTTATGTACGGATTGAAGAATCCGATATGTATCTCTTCCCAGATCTTGATACTTGGGTAATCTTCCCTTGGGTGACTGATAGCCGTGTTGCACGTCTGATTTGTGACGTGTATATGCCTGATGGTACTCCATTTGCTGGAGACCCACGTGGTATCCTGAAGCGTTGTCTGAAGGAAGCCGAAGAAATGGGCTTTACAGCGATGAATGTTGGACCTGAACCTGAATTCTTCTTGTTCAAAACAGACGAAAGAGGTAACCCAACTACAGAATTGAACGACCAAGGTGGTTATTTCGACTTAGCTCCTACGGACTTAGGAGAAAACTGCCGTCGTGAAATCGTATTGACCCTTGAAGAAATGGGCTTTGAAATCGAAGCATCCCACCATGAAGTGGCTTCCGGCCAGCATGAAATTGATTTCAAATATGCTGACGCGATCACTTCTGCTGACCAAATTCAAACCTTTAAGCTCGTTGTGAAGACGGTTGCCCGTCAACACGGCTTGCATGCAACTTTTATGCCTAAACCTTTGTTTGGTATTAACGGATCGGGTATGCACGCTCACCAATCCTTGTTTAATGGCAAAGAAAACATGTTCTACGATGAAAGTGACAAGCTAGGTCTGAGCAAAACTGCACGTTACTATATGGCTGGTATTTTGAAGCACGCTCGTGCTTTTGCAGCGATTACTAACCCAACAGTGAACTCTTACAAACGTCTTGTTCCTGGTTATGAAGCACCTTGTTACGTAGCTTGGTCTGCAAGTAACCGTAGCCCGATGATTCGTATCCCGGCTTCGAGAGGGCTTAGCACACGTGTTGAAGTTCGTAATCCGGACCCGGCAGCTAACCCATACCTCGCACTTGCTGTTATGTTGAAAGCAGGGCTAGACGGAATTAAGCGTAAGCTTGATCTTCCAGCCCCAATTGACCGTAACATCTATGTGATGTCTGAGGAAGAGCGTATTGAAGAAGGCATCCCGAGCTTGCCATCCGATTTGAAAGAAGCGCTAAGCGAAATGATCCGCAGCCATGTAATTACCGAAGCTCTCGGCGAACATGCGCTGGCTCACTTCTACGAGCTGAAAGAAATCGAATGGGATATCTATCGTACACAAGTGCACGAGTGGGAAAGAAACCAATACATGACTTTGTACTAG
- a CDS encoding AAA family ATPase encodes MGEENLRKITINDSRMNITFKNQDPTNITNETLESALAQNNHLESTKEILQELHELIGLEKVKDLIYEIHALIQVEKMRQELGLNVVNQVYHMLFKGNPGTGKTTVARIVAKLLKNMGILSKGQLIEVERADLVGEYIGHTAQKTRDLVKKAMGGVLFIDEAYSLARGGDKDFGKEAIDCLVKVMEDRNDDLIIILAGYPNEMEMFMEANTGLPSRFPIQLDFQDYTTDELILIAHKMAAERDYIITPETNGKLKELILNEKIIEENFSNARYVRNILEQAIRHQAVRLISRHVKISKQSLMEILPRDLVLPVDDYPKGESIIS; translated from the coding sequence ATGGGTGAAGAAAATTTAAGAAAGATAACCATTAATGATTCCAGAATGAATATAACTTTCAAAAATCAAGACCCAACAAATATTACGAATGAAACATTGGAGAGCGCGCTGGCTCAAAATAATCATTTAGAATCTACAAAAGAAATCCTGCAAGAGCTTCATGAGCTTATCGGTCTTGAAAAGGTGAAGGATCTTATATATGAAATTCATGCGCTTATCCAAGTGGAAAAAATGAGACAAGAACTGGGGTTAAATGTAGTTAATCAGGTTTATCATATGTTGTTTAAAGGCAACCCCGGGACTGGAAAAACAACTGTAGCAAGGATCGTTGCCAAGCTGTTAAAGAATATGGGCATATTAAGTAAAGGTCAATTAATCGAAGTAGAGAGAGCGGATTTAGTGGGGGAATACATAGGGCATACAGCTCAAAAGACCAGAGACCTTGTTAAGAAAGCTATGGGTGGCGTATTATTCATTGACGAGGCTTATAGCTTGGCTAGAGGCGGAGATAAGGATTTTGGGAAAGAGGCAATCGACTGTCTTGTAAAGGTTATGGAGGACAGGAATGATGATCTCATCATTATCTTAGCGGGTTATCCAAATGAAATGGAGATGTTCATGGAGGCTAATACCGGGCTTCCCTCACGTTTTCCAATTCAACTTGATTTTCAGGACTATACAACAGATGAACTGATATTGATTGCACATAAAATGGCAGCTGAAAGAGACTATATAATTACTCCGGAAACAAACGGGAAACTAAAAGAGTTAATCCTTAATGAGAAAATTATTGAAGAAAATTTTAGTAATGCGCGGTATGTACGCAATATCCTCGAGCAGGCAATTCGCCATCAAGCGGTTAGATTAATAAGCAGACATGTCAAAATATCCAAGCAATCTTTGATGGAGATCTTACCGAGAGACCTTGTTCTTCCGGTCGATGATTATCCAAAAGGGGAGAGTATAATCTCTTAA
- a CDS encoding aminotransferase class I/II-fold pyridoxal phosphate-dependent enzyme, protein MAVFAEDILGAAESAEVEIEGAVKALDRIVDKNQWKVIEAFQRQQVSDYHFAGSTGYAYNDRGREVLDLVYADVFGAESALVRPHFASGTHTISTALFGVLRPGDELLYITGRPYDTLHKVIGQAGDGTGSLADFGITYREVALTAEGKIDWEEVTLSINEKTKVIGIQRSRGYDWRASFTVAEIGDMTARVKSLKPDVIVFVDNCYGEFTEELEPPQVGVDLVAGSLIKNPGGGIAETGGYICGRRDLVELTAYRLTAPGIGGEVGAMLGTTRGLYQGLFMAPHTVGQALKGSIFAAAVFQRCGFETKPAWNEPRTDLIQAVSFDGPDHLIAFVQGIQRAAAVDSHVVPEPWDMPGYEHPVIMAAGTFIQGGSLELSADAPIRAPYIGYMQGGLTYSHVKYGVLMALQSMRDRKLLSENLTHH, encoded by the coding sequence ATGGCAGTTTTTGCAGAAGATATTTTAGGAGCGGCAGAGTCCGCAGAAGTTGAAATTGAAGGTGCAGTCAAAGCCCTCGATCGAATTGTCGATAAGAATCAATGGAAGGTTATTGAAGCGTTTCAACGTCAACAGGTCAGTGATTATCATTTTGCGGGTTCAACGGGGTATGCTTACAACGACCGTGGACGCGAAGTGCTGGATCTTGTCTATGCTGACGTTTTTGGTGCGGAATCAGCTTTGGTGCGTCCGCATTTTGCTTCAGGAACACATACCATTTCAACAGCCCTCTTTGGTGTGCTGCGACCAGGAGACGAGCTTTTATACATCACAGGTCGTCCATACGATACCTTACACAAGGTGATTGGCCAAGCAGGAGATGGGACAGGCTCACTCGCAGACTTCGGAATTACATATCGGGAGGTTGCCCTTACCGCAGAGGGTAAGATTGATTGGGAAGAGGTAACTCTCTCTATCAATGAGAAGACTAAAGTAATTGGAATTCAAAGATCGCGTGGTTATGATTGGCGTGCTTCCTTCACAGTAGCCGAAATAGGTGACATGACAGCGAGAGTGAAGTCATTGAAACCGGATGTTATTGTGTTCGTTGATAATTGCTATGGTGAGTTTACTGAAGAACTTGAGCCTCCACAGGTTGGAGTGGATCTAGTAGCGGGTTCATTAATTAAAAATCCTGGTGGTGGAATTGCTGAGACGGGTGGATACATCTGTGGGCGCAGAGATCTAGTAGAGCTTACAGCGTACCGTCTTACAGCTCCTGGTATCGGCGGCGAAGTAGGTGCAATGTTAGGAACTACCCGCGGGTTATACCAAGGACTGTTCATGGCTCCGCATACAGTTGGACAAGCCCTTAAAGGCAGTATTTTTGCGGCAGCTGTATTTCAGCGCTGCGGGTTTGAGACGAAACCAGCGTGGAATGAACCTCGTACAGATTTGATTCAGGCGGTTTCCTTTGATGGACCGGATCACTTAATTGCCTTCGTGCAGGGAATTCAACGTGCTGCGGCGGTAGACAGCCATGTAGTTCCAGAACCATGGGATATGCCGGGATATGAACATCCTGTCATCATGGCGGCAGGTACGTTTATACAAGGTGGTAGCTTAGAGTTATCGGCAGATGCGCCTATCCGTGCGCCTTATATCGGCTATATGCAAGGGGGATTAACCTACTCCCATGTCAAATATGGCGTTTTGATGGCACTCCAAAGTATGCGTGATCGAAAATTACTGTCAGAAAATCTTACACACCATTGA
- a CDS encoding MerR family transcriptional regulator, whose translation MGDEIRRNMALFPIGIVMKLTDLSARQIRYYEQHSLIVPARTSGNQRLFSFNDVERLLEIKALIEKGVNIAGIKQVMNPVSKESEEATVITPDTEVRRRELSDSQLHRLLKQELVSGKRPGQVSLIQGELSRFFNK comes from the coding sequence ATGGGTGATGAAATCCGCAGAAATATGGCATTATTTCCTATTGGAATTGTAATGAAGTTAACTGATTTATCTGCAAGACAAATTCGTTATTATGAACAGCACAGTCTAATCGTACCTGCACGTACATCTGGGAATCAACGTTTGTTCTCTTTTAATGATGTTGAGCGCCTATTAGAAATTAAGGCCTTGATTGAAAAGGGTGTTAACATTGCTGGCATCAAGCAAGTAATGAACCCAGTCTCTAAGGAATCCGAAGAAGCTACTGTGATTACCCCTGACACAGAGGTTAGACGTAGAGAGCTATCAGATTCGCAGCTTCACCGTTTGCTGAAGCAAGAACTAGTTTCCGGTAAAAGACCGGGACAGGTATCGCTTATTCAAGGTGAGTTATCCCGGTTTTTTAATAAATAA
- the hflX gene encoding GTPase HflX: protein MAITTHDTETDIQDRAILVTLVTDKIKRTGIDPELSLQELVQLAETAGVEVLDVLRQNKETPDSKWFIGKGKVEELRMAADGLGANTAIFDQELSGAQVRNLEESLDLKIIDRTQLILDIFAGRAKTREGIIQVELAQLSYLLPRLSGQGKNLSRLGGGIGTRGPGESKLETDRRHIRNRITELKRQLDEVVKTRELHRERRRKAGAVQVALVGYTNAGKSTLLKQLTDADVYIENQLFATLDPTSRVLQLTGGKEVVLTDTVGFIQNLPHDLVASFRATLEEVNEANLVLHVVDASSPMREEQMEIVQTILQDLGAASKPQIVLFNKIDLCEPEQLEMLPTGTGFLKISAFNPEDLTRIIEIISDELAGDTLNFRIPGDRGDISSLLYRVGEVLETTYDENDVIYNVRLNKEDYDKWGYMLADFVDQP from the coding sequence ATGGCAATAACTACGCATGATACAGAAACGGATATTCAAGATCGGGCGATATTGGTCACTCTCGTCACAGATAAAATTAAACGTACCGGTATTGACCCAGAGCTTTCTCTGCAGGAATTAGTACAGTTAGCAGAAACAGCAGGTGTTGAAGTCCTGGATGTGTTGCGTCAGAATAAGGAAACACCGGATTCAAAATGGTTTATCGGGAAAGGTAAGGTAGAAGAGCTCCGCATGGCCGCTGATGGTCTTGGAGCTAATACGGCTATTTTTGATCAGGAATTATCTGGAGCGCAGGTACGGAACCTTGAAGAGTCTTTGGATCTGAAGATTATTGATCGGACGCAGCTCATTTTGGATATTTTTGCTGGGCGGGCCAAAACGAGAGAGGGTATTATTCAAGTAGAGCTGGCACAGCTGTCCTATCTTTTGCCGCGGTTATCCGGTCAAGGCAAAAACTTATCCAGATTAGGCGGGGGTATAGGAACCAGAGGGCCAGGTGAAAGTAAGCTTGAGACCGATCGCCGGCATATTCGCAATCGGATTACGGAGTTGAAACGCCAGTTGGATGAGGTAGTTAAGACCCGTGAGCTGCACCGTGAACGCCGCCGTAAGGCAGGGGCAGTGCAGGTTGCTCTAGTCGGCTACACAAATGCTGGTAAATCGACGCTGCTTAAGCAGCTTACGGATGCGGATGTTTATATTGAAAATCAATTGTTTGCTACGCTTGACCCTACTTCACGTGTGCTTCAGCTAACGGGTGGCAAAGAGGTAGTGCTTACGGATACTGTAGGCTTCATTCAGAATCTTCCGCATGATCTTGTGGCATCTTTCCGCGCAACGCTGGAGGAAGTCAATGAGGCCAATCTGGTGTTGCATGTAGTGGATGCCTCATCTCCAATGCGTGAGGAGCAGATGGAGATTGTGCAAACTATTTTGCAGGACTTAGGGGCAGCCAGCAAACCGCAAATAGTGCTTTTTAATAAAATCGATCTATGTGAGCCTGAGCAACTGGAAATGCTGCCAACCGGCACAGGTTTTTTGAAGATCAGTGCGTTTAACCCTGAGGATTTAACCCGGATTATCGAAATTATCTCTGATGAATTGGCCGGAGATACGCTGAATTTTCGAATTCCTGGAGACCGTGGCGATATTTCTTCCCTGCTTTACAGAGTAGGTGAGGTTCTGGAAACCACCTATGACGAGAACGATGTTATCTATAACGTCCGTCTTAATAAAGAGGATTATGATAAATGGGGTTACATGCTTGCTGATTTTGTGGACCAACCGTAA